GATGGAAAGGTCCTCATGAGTCAGAATCAAGGGAGTCCCGTTGGGGCGTGACACGAGCCGCCAATTCTGCCAGACCCGTTTCGTGACATATTCGAGGATGGAATGGTTGGTCAGGATGACATCGATCGCCGGGTCCTTTGTTTCGATCGAGGCGGGAAGCGAATCGCAGATGACCATGCGGATCCGCGCGAGGTTGGCTTCGGCATAGAGGTGAGAGGATCTTCCCTTCTGAACCGCCACGGTCAAGCCGGCAAAGCTTTCCTGGACGGCTGCAAGCGTATCATTCCCGTTGTGTTTTTGAAATTGTGCTCGCACGCGTTCCGTCACTTCAGGCTTTTGGATGATGGCGGCGATCCCGTCGTCACGGAAATATGGAGCGGAGAACCACAGGCCCGTCGGCCTCGTGCCGGGAACGGTGCCGCTGACGGAGGAGACAAAGAGATCGAGCTGGCCTTCATTCATCTTGATGAACAGATCAGGGAAGCGAGTGACGTGCAGGGTTGGAACGACGGGGGTCGGTCCGCCGCAGTAGGACGTGAGCGCGTCGGCGACCTCCCGAATCAACTCGATATCCAAACCCGTGACCCGAATGCCTTCGTCGGTATACATGGCGGAAAAAACGAACGGACGAAACGGCTCAACCGAAATCCCGACGCGCAATCGCCCCCGCGCGCAGATCGTAGACAGCTCATCACGGGTCAGCGGATGGACGAGCTCAACGGCGTCATACACAAGCCCGCATCCTTGCAGAAGAATGCCCAGCGTCGTCAGG
This Candidatus Nitrospira nitrificans DNA region includes the following protein-coding sequences:
- a CDS encoding substrate-binding periplasmic protein; the protein is MRLCAIKRFLGSLILTTLGILLQGCGLVYDAVELVHPLTRDELSTICARGRLRVGISVEPFRPFVFSAMYTDEGIRVTGLDIELIREVADALTSYCGGPTPVVPTLHVTRFPDLFIKMNEGQLDLFVSSVSGTVPGTRPTGLWFSAPYFRDDGIAAIIQKPEVTERVRAQFQKHNGNDTLAAVQESFAGLTVAVQKGRSSHLYAEANLARIRMVICDSLPASIETKDPAIDVILTNHSILEYVTKRVWQNWRLVSRPNGTPLILTHEDLSIVTSEEHRRLQWFLNNLLFRLEESGRLKQMRTRWIEMEYAPTRRATTEGLPLEVTQVPDHYDQGQCRPAEKQ